In a genomic window of Larus michahellis chromosome 3, bLarMic1.1, whole genome shotgun sequence:
- the E2F6 gene encoding transcription factor E2F6 isoform X3, translating into MANPANPAQWEHLRPLRPDTLRPPMINLNVDNDVQFVRRTLKVKKPRFDASLVYLTRKFMDLVKRAPDGVLDLNEVATMLGVRKRRVYDITNVLDGIHLIQKRSKNLIQWVGSNRDQVFGKASEQQNLKDELSDLSAMEEALDELIKDCAHQLFELTEDKENAKLAYVTYQDIRSIQAFQEQIVIAIKAPEETKLEIPIPKEDCIEVHVKSTKGPIDVYLCEVEQEKPGAKTFEDTDTVTSETEPSVPPEEVRSPGEEKNQTT; encoded by the exons ATGGCTAACCCGGCTAACCCTGCCCAGTGGGAGCACCTGAGGCCGCTGCGGCCGGACACCCTGCGT ccaCCAATGATCAACCTGAATGTGGACAATGACGTACAGTTTGTGAGAA GAACTCTGAAAGTCAAAAAGCCTCGATTTGATGCATCCTTGGTTTATTTGACCCGGAAATTCATGGATCTTGTCAAAAGAGCTCCAGACGGTGTCCTTGATTTAAATGAAGTAGCAACAATGCTTGGAGTACGAAAACGAAGAGTGTATGACATCACCAATGTGTTGGATGGAATCCACTTAATTCAGAAAAGATCTAAGAATCTTATCCAGTGGGT AGGTTCTAATCGTGACCAAGTTTTTGGAAAAGCATCAGAGCAGCAAAACCTTAAAGATGAACTTTCTGACTTATCAGCCATGGAAGAAGCTCTGGATGAATTAATCAAGGATTGTGCTCATCAGTTATTTGAACtaacagaagacaaagaaaatgcaaa ACTAGCTTATGTGACATATCAAGATATCCGTAGCATTCAGGCATTTCAAGAACAGATTGTGATTGCAATCAAAGCTCCAGAGGAAACCAAATTGGAAATACCAATTCCTAAAGAA GATTGCATAGAAGTACATGTAAAGAGCACAAAGGGACCCATTGATGTGTATCTATGTGAGGTGGAACAAGAGAAGCCAGGTGCCAAAACTTTTGAAGATACTGATACTGTCACTTCTGAAACTGAGCCATCAGTTCCTCCTGAAGAAG TGAGATCtccgggggaagaaaaaaaccaaaccacctga
- the E2F6 gene encoding transcription factor E2F6 isoform X2 encodes MANPANPAQWEHLRPLRPDTLRVSEPPMINLNVDNDVQFVRRTLKVKKPRFDASLVYLTRKFMDLVKRAPDGVLDLNEVATMLGVRKRRVYDITNVLDGIHLIQKRSKNLIQGSNRDQVFGKASEQQNLKDELSDLSAMEEALDELIKDCAHQLFELTEDKENAKLAYVTYQDIRSIQAFQEQIVIAIKAPEETKLEIPIPKEDCIEVHVKSTKGPIDVYLCEVEQEKPGAKTFEDTDTVTSETEPSVPPEEVRSPGEEKNQTT; translated from the exons ATGGCTAACCCGGCTAACCCTGCCCAGTGGGAGCACCTGAGGCCGCTGCGGCCGGACACCCTGCGTGTGAGTGAG ccaCCAATGATCAACCTGAATGTGGACAATGACGTACAGTTTGTGAGAA GAACTCTGAAAGTCAAAAAGCCTCGATTTGATGCATCCTTGGTTTATTTGACCCGGAAATTCATGGATCTTGTCAAAAGAGCTCCAGACGGTGTCCTTGATTTAAATGAAGTAGCAACAATGCTTGGAGTACGAAAACGAAGAGTGTATGACATCACCAATGTGTTGGATGGAATCCACTTAATTCAGAAAAGATCTAAGAATCTTATCCA AGGTTCTAATCGTGACCAAGTTTTTGGAAAAGCATCAGAGCAGCAAAACCTTAAAGATGAACTTTCTGACTTATCAGCCATGGAAGAAGCTCTGGATGAATTAATCAAGGATTGTGCTCATCAGTTATTTGAACtaacagaagacaaagaaaatgcaaaa CTAGCTTATGTGACATATCAAGATATCCGTAGCATTCAGGCATTTCAAGAACAGATTGTGATTGCAATCAAAGCTCCAGAGGAAACCAAATTGGAAATACCAATTCCTAAAGAA GATTGCATAGAAGTACATGTAAAGAGCACAAAGGGACCCATTGATGTGTATCTATGTGAGGTGGAACAAGAGAAGCCAGGTGCCAAAACTTTTGAAGATACTGATACTGTCACTTCTGAAACTGAGCCATCAGTTCCTCCTGAAGAAG TGAGATCtccgggggaagaaaaaaaccaaaccacctga
- the E2F6 gene encoding transcription factor E2F6 isoform X4, which translates to MANPANPAQWEHLRPLRPDTLRPPMINLNVDNDVQFVRRTLKVKKPRFDASLVYLTRKFMDLVKRAPDGVLDLNEVATMLGVRKRRVYDITNVLDGIHLIQKRSKNLIQGSNRDQVFGKASEQQNLKDELSDLSAMEEALDELIKDCAHQLFELTEDKENAKLAYVTYQDIRSIQAFQEQIVIAIKAPEETKLEIPIPKEDCIEVHVKSTKGPIDVYLCEVEQEKPGAKTFEDTDTVTSETEPSVPPEEVRSPGEEKNQTT; encoded by the exons ATGGCTAACCCGGCTAACCCTGCCCAGTGGGAGCACCTGAGGCCGCTGCGGCCGGACACCCTGCGT ccaCCAATGATCAACCTGAATGTGGACAATGACGTACAGTTTGTGAGAA GAACTCTGAAAGTCAAAAAGCCTCGATTTGATGCATCCTTGGTTTATTTGACCCGGAAATTCATGGATCTTGTCAAAAGAGCTCCAGACGGTGTCCTTGATTTAAATGAAGTAGCAACAATGCTTGGAGTACGAAAACGAAGAGTGTATGACATCACCAATGTGTTGGATGGAATCCACTTAATTCAGAAAAGATCTAAGAATCTTATCCA AGGTTCTAATCGTGACCAAGTTTTTGGAAAAGCATCAGAGCAGCAAAACCTTAAAGATGAACTTTCTGACTTATCAGCCATGGAAGAAGCTCTGGATGAATTAATCAAGGATTGTGCTCATCAGTTATTTGAACtaacagaagacaaagaaaatgcaaaa CTAGCTTATGTGACATATCAAGATATCCGTAGCATTCAGGCATTTCAAGAACAGATTGTGATTGCAATCAAAGCTCCAGAGGAAACCAAATTGGAAATACCAATTCCTAAAGAA GATTGCATAGAAGTACATGTAAAGAGCACAAAGGGACCCATTGATGTGTATCTATGTGAGGTGGAACAAGAGAAGCCAGGTGCCAAAACTTTTGAAGATACTGATACTGTCACTTCTGAAACTGAGCCATCAGTTCCTCCTGAAGAAG TGAGATCtccgggggaagaaaaaaaccaaaccacctga
- the E2F6 gene encoding transcription factor E2F6 isoform X1, with protein MANPANPAQWEHLRPLRPDTLRVSEPPMINLNVDNDVQFVRRTLKVKKPRFDASLVYLTRKFMDLVKRAPDGVLDLNEVATMLGVRKRRVYDITNVLDGIHLIQKRSKNLIQWVGSNRDQVFGKASEQQNLKDELSDLSAMEEALDELIKDCAHQLFELTEDKENAKLAYVTYQDIRSIQAFQEQIVIAIKAPEETKLEIPIPKEDCIEVHVKSTKGPIDVYLCEVEQEKPGAKTFEDTDTVTSETEPSVPPEEVRSPGEEKNQTT; from the exons ATGGCTAACCCGGCTAACCCTGCCCAGTGGGAGCACCTGAGGCCGCTGCGGCCGGACACCCTGCGTGTGAGTGAG ccaCCAATGATCAACCTGAATGTGGACAATGACGTACAGTTTGTGAGAA GAACTCTGAAAGTCAAAAAGCCTCGATTTGATGCATCCTTGGTTTATTTGACCCGGAAATTCATGGATCTTGTCAAAAGAGCTCCAGACGGTGTCCTTGATTTAAATGAAGTAGCAACAATGCTTGGAGTACGAAAACGAAGAGTGTATGACATCACCAATGTGTTGGATGGAATCCACTTAATTCAGAAAAGATCTAAGAATCTTATCCAGTGGGT AGGTTCTAATCGTGACCAAGTTTTTGGAAAAGCATCAGAGCAGCAAAACCTTAAAGATGAACTTTCTGACTTATCAGCCATGGAAGAAGCTCTGGATGAATTAATCAAGGATTGTGCTCATCAGTTATTTGAACtaacagaagacaaagaaaatgcaaa ACTAGCTTATGTGACATATCAAGATATCCGTAGCATTCAGGCATTTCAAGAACAGATTGTGATTGCAATCAAAGCTCCAGAGGAAACCAAATTGGAAATACCAATTCCTAAAGAA GATTGCATAGAAGTACATGTAAAGAGCACAAAGGGACCCATTGATGTGTATCTATGTGAGGTGGAACAAGAGAAGCCAGGTGCCAAAACTTTTGAAGATACTGATACTGTCACTTCTGAAACTGAGCCATCAGTTCCTCCTGAAGAAG TGAGATCtccgggggaagaaaaaaaccaaaccacctga